A genomic stretch from Diachasmimorpha longicaudata isolate KC_UGA_2023 chromosome 2, iyDiaLong2, whole genome shotgun sequence includes:
- the Tgo gene encoding aryl hydrocarbon receptor nuclear translocator homolog isoform X6, whose protein sequence is MYAIAMSIAHSMTGSEPTKMAQKRGASSIGSDEDDPSGVKYRRIEDDNLQDKERFASRENHCEIERRRRNKMTAYITELSDMVPTCSTLARKPDKLTILRMAVAHMKALRGTGNTSADGTYKPSFLTDQELKHLILEAADGFLFVVSCDTGRIIYVSDSVAPVLNYQQSDWYGTSLYNQVHPDDTEKVREQLSASEPQHAGRVLDLKTGTVKKEGHQSSVRLSMGSRRGFICRMKVGNLQTTGDMAAAQGLHRMKQRNSLGPPARDGQSYAVVHCTGYIKNWPPTGDFVPPCVPGVGLGDRNAVQPGPDGIVSEEAANHCCLVAIGRLQVTSTPNTNDLTGSNSNNEFISRHSAEGKFTFVDQRVSGILGYSPSELLGHQCYEFIHEQELPFMRENFDQVLKLKGQIVSLSYRFRAKNRDWVWLRTSAFAFLNPCSQEVEYIVCTNTVGKSIHPSGEAQIENDTLQTYGQHSLDYSLQRQQSRESMYPAHHMMQHPAAVAAPGPQQQQARPASTQNAYQGYEATQSPIAYGSPSQQTAPNTVLNRMQKPANTSPTPVQQGWAIGRQQPVTEGYQYSQLSPSRSPSGPTYTQLSSGARTAPTQYHSVTTVPNNPGMWTWQGQQHQGQQQDGGQSNAQVTGQPQATHGPQGGPGTQPQEFNEMLQMLQDQGGPPGFGELDMFGTNFE, encoded by the exons ATGTATGCTATTGCAATGTCAATCGCCCATTCTATGACAG GGTCTGAACCGACAAAAATGGCCCAGAAAAGAGGTGCTAGCAGTATTGG ATCCGACGAGGACGACCCCAGTGGAGTGAAGTACCGAAGAATCGAGGACGACAATTTGCAGGACAAGGAGAGATTCGCCAG CCGCGAGAATCACTGTGAAATTGAACGTCGAAGGCGAAACAAGATGACCGCATATATCACTGAACTTTCGGATATGGTACCAACATGCTCGACTCTCGCCAGGAAGCCTGATAAATTGACAATACTCAGAATGGCTGTTGCCCACATGAAAGCGCTAAGAG GTACTGGAAATACCAGCGCCGACGGTACTTACAAACCATCATTCCTCACGGATCAAGAGCTAAAGCATCTGATTCTGGAAGCTGCTGATGGTTTTCTATTTGTGGTAAGCTGTGACACTGGGAGAATCATTTATGTTTCGGATTCAGTGGCGCCGGTGCTCAATTACCAACAGAGTGATTGGTATGGCACGAGTTTGTACAATCAAGTTCATCCTGATGATACGGAAAAAGTACGAGAGCAACTGAGTGCCTCTGAACCGCAGCATGCTGGACGAGTTCTTGATCTTAAGACGGGAACAGTAAAGAAGGAAGGGCATCAAT CTTCTGTGCGGCTGAGTATGGGCTCGAGACGAGGCTTCATATGCCGCATGAAGGTCGGTAACCTGCAGACAACCGGTGATATGGCAGCGGCACAGGGTCTCCATCGTATGAAGCAGAGAAATTCACTAGGACCACCAGCACGAGATGGACAGAGTTACGCGGTTGTTCATTGCACGGGGTACATCAAAAATTGGCCCCCCACCG GTGATTTTGTTCCCCCGTGTGTACCAGGTGTGGGTTTAGGTGACAGAAATGCTGTACAACCTGGCCCGGATGGCATTGTCTCTGAGGAGGCGGCTAACCATTGCTGTCTAGTTGCTATTGGCCGTCTTCAGGTCACCAGTACACCTAACACCAATGATTTGACTGGCTCCAATAGCAATAATG AATTCATCTCACGTCACTCTGCAGAAGGCAAATTTACATTCGTCGATCAGAGGGTCAGTGGAATATTGGGATACTCGCCGTCCGAGCTCCTTGGCCATCAGTGCTACGAGTTTATCCATGAACAAGAATTACCTTTCATGCGAGAAAATTTTGATCAAG ttttaaaattgaaaggaCAAATAGTATCGTTGTCATATCGTTTTCGTGCTAAAAATCGTGACTGGGTGTGGCTGAGAACGTCAGCGTTTGCCTTTTTAAATCCCTGCTCGCAAGAAGTTGAGTACATTGTGTGTACGAATACAGTTGGAAA ATCGATTCATCCTAGTGGTGAGGCACAAATTGAGAATGACACATTGCAGACATACGGACAGCACAGTCTTGATTACTCGCTTCAGAGACAACAGTCGAGGGAATCAATGTATCCCGCTCATCACATGATGCAACATCCAGCTGCGGTAGCTGCGCCGGGACCCCAGCAACAACAAGCACGACCAGCTAGCACCCAAAATGCCTATCAAGGGTATGAAGCCACGCAATCACCAATTGCATATGGATCACCGAGTCAACAGACAGCGCCTAATACAGTTTTAAATAGAATGCAAAAACCAGCTAATACGTCTCCTACACCTGTTCAACAGGGTTGGGCTATTGGTCGTCAG CAACCTGTGACTGAAGGATATCAGTATAGTCAACTGAGTCCCTCAAGATCCCCCAGTGGGCCCACATATACTCAATTGAGCAGCGGTGCTAGGACCGCACCGACACAGTATCACTCAGTGACAACAGTGCCTAACAATCcag GTATGTGGACCTGGCAGGGCCAACAACACCAGGGCcaacagcaggacggtggacAATCAAATGCACAGGTGACCGGTCAACCGCAGGCCACACACGGACCGCAAGGTGGGCCCGGTACTCAACCCcaagaattcaatgaaatgttgCAGATGTTACAGGACCAGGGTGGCCCACCTGGATTTGGTGAACTTGATATGTTTGGTACTAATTTTGAGTAG
- the Tgo gene encoding aryl hydrocarbon receptor nuclear translocator homolog isoform X5 gives MYAIAMSIAHSMTGSEPTKMAQKRGASSIGSDEDDPSGVKYRRIEDDNLQDKERFASRENHCEIERRRRNKMTAYITELSDMVPTCSTLARKPDKLTILRMAVAHMKALRGTGNTSADGTYKPSFLTDQELKHLILEAADGFLFVVSCDTGRIIYVSDSVAPVLNYQQSDWYGTSLYNQVHPDDTEKVREQLSASEPQHAGRVLDLKTGTVKKEGHQSSVRLSMGSRRGFICRMKVGNLQTTGDMAAAQGLHRMKQRNSLGPPARDGQSYAVVHCTGYIKNWPPTGEFGDFVPPCVPGVGLGDRNAVQPGPDGIVSEEAANHCCLVAIGRLQVTSTPNTNDLTGSNSNNEFISRHSAEGKFTFVDQRVSGILGYSPSELLGHQCYEFIHEQELPFMRENFDQVLKLKGQIVSLSYRFRAKNRDWVWLRTSAFAFLNPCSQEVEYIVCTNTVGKSIHPSGEAQIENDTLQTYGQHSLDYSLQRQQSRESMYPAHHMMQHPAAVAAPGPQQQQARPASTQNAYQGYEATQSPIAYGSPSQQTAPNTVLNRMQKPANTSPTPVQQGWAIGRQQPVTEGYQYSQLSPSRSPSGPTYTQLSSGARTAPTQYHSVTTVPNNPGMWTWQGQQHQGQQQDGGQSNAQVTGQPQATHGPQGGPGTQPQEFNEMLQMLQDQGGPPGFGELDMFGTNFE, from the exons ATGTATGCTATTGCAATGTCAATCGCCCATTCTATGACAG GGTCTGAACCGACAAAAATGGCCCAGAAAAGAGGTGCTAGCAGTATTGG ATCCGACGAGGACGACCCCAGTGGAGTGAAGTACCGAAGAATCGAGGACGACAATTTGCAGGACAAGGAGAGATTCGCCAG CCGCGAGAATCACTGTGAAATTGAACGTCGAAGGCGAAACAAGATGACCGCATATATCACTGAACTTTCGGATATGGTACCAACATGCTCGACTCTCGCCAGGAAGCCTGATAAATTGACAATACTCAGAATGGCTGTTGCCCACATGAAAGCGCTAAGAG GTACTGGAAATACCAGCGCCGACGGTACTTACAAACCATCATTCCTCACGGATCAAGAGCTAAAGCATCTGATTCTGGAAGCTGCTGATGGTTTTCTATTTGTGGTAAGCTGTGACACTGGGAGAATCATTTATGTTTCGGATTCAGTGGCGCCGGTGCTCAATTACCAACAGAGTGATTGGTATGGCACGAGTTTGTACAATCAAGTTCATCCTGATGATACGGAAAAAGTACGAGAGCAACTGAGTGCCTCTGAACCGCAGCATGCTGGACGAGTTCTTGATCTTAAGACGGGAACAGTAAAGAAGGAAGGGCATCAAT CTTCTGTGCGGCTGAGTATGGGCTCGAGACGAGGCTTCATATGCCGCATGAAGGTCGGTAACCTGCAGACAACCGGTGATATGGCAGCGGCACAGGGTCTCCATCGTATGAAGCAGAGAAATTCACTAGGACCACCAGCACGAGATGGACAGAGTTACGCGGTTGTTCATTGCACGGGGTACATCAAAAATTGGCCCCCCACCGGTGAGTTTG GTGATTTTGTTCCCCCGTGTGTACCAGGTGTGGGTTTAGGTGACAGAAATGCTGTACAACCTGGCCCGGATGGCATTGTCTCTGAGGAGGCGGCTAACCATTGCTGTCTAGTTGCTATTGGCCGTCTTCAGGTCACCAGTACACCTAACACCAATGATTTGACTGGCTCCAATAGCAATAATG AATTCATCTCACGTCACTCTGCAGAAGGCAAATTTACATTCGTCGATCAGAGGGTCAGTGGAATATTGGGATACTCGCCGTCCGAGCTCCTTGGCCATCAGTGCTACGAGTTTATCCATGAACAAGAATTACCTTTCATGCGAGAAAATTTTGATCAAG ttttaaaattgaaaggaCAAATAGTATCGTTGTCATATCGTTTTCGTGCTAAAAATCGTGACTGGGTGTGGCTGAGAACGTCAGCGTTTGCCTTTTTAAATCCCTGCTCGCAAGAAGTTGAGTACATTGTGTGTACGAATACAGTTGGAAA ATCGATTCATCCTAGTGGTGAGGCACAAATTGAGAATGACACATTGCAGACATACGGACAGCACAGTCTTGATTACTCGCTTCAGAGACAACAGTCGAGGGAATCAATGTATCCCGCTCATCACATGATGCAACATCCAGCTGCGGTAGCTGCGCCGGGACCCCAGCAACAACAAGCACGACCAGCTAGCACCCAAAATGCCTATCAAGGGTATGAAGCCACGCAATCACCAATTGCATATGGATCACCGAGTCAACAGACAGCGCCTAATACAGTTTTAAATAGAATGCAAAAACCAGCTAATACGTCTCCTACACCTGTTCAACAGGGTTGGGCTATTGGTCGTCAG CAACCTGTGACTGAAGGATATCAGTATAGTCAACTGAGTCCCTCAAGATCCCCCAGTGGGCCCACATATACTCAATTGAGCAGCGGTGCTAGGACCGCACCGACACAGTATCACTCAGTGACAACAGTGCCTAACAATCcag GTATGTGGACCTGGCAGGGCCAACAACACCAGGGCcaacagcaggacggtggacAATCAAATGCACAGGTGACCGGTCAACCGCAGGCCACACACGGACCGCAAGGTGGGCCCGGTACTCAACCCcaagaattcaatgaaatgttgCAGATGTTACAGGACCAGGGTGGCCCACCTGGATTTGGTGAACTTGATATGTTTGGTACTAATTTTGAGTAG
- the Tgo gene encoding aryl hydrocarbon receptor nuclear translocator homolog isoform X7, with the protein MAQKRGASSIGSDEDDPSGVKYRRIEDDNLQDKERFASRENHCEIERRRRNKMTAYITELSDMVPTCSTLARKPDKLTILRMAVAHMKALRGTGNTSADGTYKPSFLTDQELKHLILEAADGFLFVVSCDTGRIIYVSDSVAPVLNYQQSDWYGTSLYNQVHPDDTEKVREQLSASEPQHAGRVLDLKTGTVKKEGHQSSVRLSMGSRRGFICRMKVGNLQTTGDMAAAQGLHRMKQRNSLGPPARDGQSYAVVHCTGYIKNWPPTGEFGDFVPPCVPGVGLGDRNAVQPGPDGIVSEEAANHCCLVAIGRLQVTSTPNTNDLTGSNSNNEFISRHSAEGKFTFVDQRVSGILGYSPSELLGHQCYEFIHEQELPFMRENFDQVLKLKGQIVSLSYRFRAKNRDWVWLRTSAFAFLNPCSQEVEYIVCTNTVGKSIHPSGEAQIENDTLQTYGQHSLDYSLQRQQSRESMYPAHHMMQHPAAVAAPGPQQQQARPASTQNAYQGYEATQSPIAYGSPSQQTAPNTVLNRMQKPANTSPTPVQQGWAIGRQQPVTEGYQYSQLSPSRSPSGPTYTQLSSGARTAPTQYHSVTTVPNNPGMWTWQGQQHQGQQQDGGQSNAQVTGQPQATHGPQGGPGTQPQEFNEMLQMLQDQGGPPGFGELDMFGTNFE; encoded by the exons ATGGCCCAGAAAAGAGGTGCTAGCAGTATTGG ATCCGACGAGGACGACCCCAGTGGAGTGAAGTACCGAAGAATCGAGGACGACAATTTGCAGGACAAGGAGAGATTCGCCAG CCGCGAGAATCACTGTGAAATTGAACGTCGAAGGCGAAACAAGATGACCGCATATATCACTGAACTTTCGGATATGGTACCAACATGCTCGACTCTCGCCAGGAAGCCTGATAAATTGACAATACTCAGAATGGCTGTTGCCCACATGAAAGCGCTAAGAG GTACTGGAAATACCAGCGCCGACGGTACTTACAAACCATCATTCCTCACGGATCAAGAGCTAAAGCATCTGATTCTGGAAGCTGCTGATGGTTTTCTATTTGTGGTAAGCTGTGACACTGGGAGAATCATTTATGTTTCGGATTCAGTGGCGCCGGTGCTCAATTACCAACAGAGTGATTGGTATGGCACGAGTTTGTACAATCAAGTTCATCCTGATGATACGGAAAAAGTACGAGAGCAACTGAGTGCCTCTGAACCGCAGCATGCTGGACGAGTTCTTGATCTTAAGACGGGAACAGTAAAGAAGGAAGGGCATCAAT CTTCTGTGCGGCTGAGTATGGGCTCGAGACGAGGCTTCATATGCCGCATGAAGGTCGGTAACCTGCAGACAACCGGTGATATGGCAGCGGCACAGGGTCTCCATCGTATGAAGCAGAGAAATTCACTAGGACCACCAGCACGAGATGGACAGAGTTACGCGGTTGTTCATTGCACGGGGTACATCAAAAATTGGCCCCCCACCGGTGAGTTTG GTGATTTTGTTCCCCCGTGTGTACCAGGTGTGGGTTTAGGTGACAGAAATGCTGTACAACCTGGCCCGGATGGCATTGTCTCTGAGGAGGCGGCTAACCATTGCTGTCTAGTTGCTATTGGCCGTCTTCAGGTCACCAGTACACCTAACACCAATGATTTGACTGGCTCCAATAGCAATAATG AATTCATCTCACGTCACTCTGCAGAAGGCAAATTTACATTCGTCGATCAGAGGGTCAGTGGAATATTGGGATACTCGCCGTCCGAGCTCCTTGGCCATCAGTGCTACGAGTTTATCCATGAACAAGAATTACCTTTCATGCGAGAAAATTTTGATCAAG ttttaaaattgaaaggaCAAATAGTATCGTTGTCATATCGTTTTCGTGCTAAAAATCGTGACTGGGTGTGGCTGAGAACGTCAGCGTTTGCCTTTTTAAATCCCTGCTCGCAAGAAGTTGAGTACATTGTGTGTACGAATACAGTTGGAAA ATCGATTCATCCTAGTGGTGAGGCACAAATTGAGAATGACACATTGCAGACATACGGACAGCACAGTCTTGATTACTCGCTTCAGAGACAACAGTCGAGGGAATCAATGTATCCCGCTCATCACATGATGCAACATCCAGCTGCGGTAGCTGCGCCGGGACCCCAGCAACAACAAGCACGACCAGCTAGCACCCAAAATGCCTATCAAGGGTATGAAGCCACGCAATCACCAATTGCATATGGATCACCGAGTCAACAGACAGCGCCTAATACAGTTTTAAATAGAATGCAAAAACCAGCTAATACGTCTCCTACACCTGTTCAACAGGGTTGGGCTATTGGTCGTCAG CAACCTGTGACTGAAGGATATCAGTATAGTCAACTGAGTCCCTCAAGATCCCCCAGTGGGCCCACATATACTCAATTGAGCAGCGGTGCTAGGACCGCACCGACACAGTATCACTCAGTGACAACAGTGCCTAACAATCcag GTATGTGGACCTGGCAGGGCCAACAACACCAGGGCcaacagcaggacggtggacAATCAAATGCACAGGTGACCGGTCAACCGCAGGCCACACACGGACCGCAAGGTGGGCCCGGTACTCAACCCcaagaattcaatgaaatgttgCAGATGTTACAGGACCAGGGTGGCCCACCTGGATTTGGTGAACTTGATATGTTTGGTACTAATTTTGAGTAG
- the Tgo gene encoding aryl hydrocarbon receptor nuclear translocator homolog isoform X4, translated as MYGGGTGSTGYGVGLGHGPGPSHYVPPPPSHVAYQLGAAPSLIGGLPPEASGPPPGSQLLSYGANLSPHHVQQPQNDSPQLKRPRSDEDDPSGVKYRRIEDDNLQDKERFASRENHCEIERRRRNKMTAYITELSDMVPTCSTLARKPDKLTILRMAVAHMKALRGTGNTSADGTYKPSFLTDQELKHLILEAADGFLFVVSCDTGRIIYVSDSVAPVLNYQQSDWYGTSLYNQVHPDDTEKVREQLSASEPQHAGRVLDLKTGTVKKEGHQSSVRLSMGSRRGFICRMKVGNLQTTGDMAAAQGLHRMKQRNSLGPPARDGQSYAVVHCTGYIKNWPPTGDRNAVQPGPDGIVSEEAANHCCLVAIGRLQVTSTPNTNDLTGSNSNNEFISRHSAEGKFTFVDQRVSGILGYSPSELLGHQCYEFIHEQELPFMRENFDQVLKLKGQIVSLSYRFRAKNRDWVWLRTSAFAFLNPCSQEVEYIVCTNTVGKSIHPSGEAQIENDTLQTYGQHSLDYSLQRQQSRESMYPAHHMMQHPAAVAAPGPQQQQARPASTQNAYQGYEATQSPIAYGSPSQQTAPNTVLNRMQKPANTSPTPVQQGWAIGRQQPVTEGYQYSQLSPSRSPSGPTYTQLSSGARTAPTQYHSVTTVPNNPGMWTWQGQQHQGQQQDGGQSNAQVTGQPQATHGPQGGPGTQPQEFNEMLQMLQDQGGPPGFGELDMFGTNFE; from the exons ATGTACGGGGGTGGTACGGGTAGCACGGGTTACGGGGTTGGCTTGGGCCATGGGCCCGGTCCCTCACATTATGTACCCCCACCTCCGAGTCACGTTGCTTACCAATTGGGCGCGGCGCCCTCGCTGATCGGGGGACTACCGCCTGAAGCGAGTGGGCCACCACCCGGAAGTCAGCTACTGTCTTACGGTGCTAACTTATCGCCTCATCATGTACAGCAGCCGCAAAATGATTCGCCACAGTTGAAACGACCAAG ATCCGACGAGGACGACCCCAGTGGAGTGAAGTACCGAAGAATCGAGGACGACAATTTGCAGGACAAGGAGAGATTCGCCAG CCGCGAGAATCACTGTGAAATTGAACGTCGAAGGCGAAACAAGATGACCGCATATATCACTGAACTTTCGGATATGGTACCAACATGCTCGACTCTCGCCAGGAAGCCTGATAAATTGACAATACTCAGAATGGCTGTTGCCCACATGAAAGCGCTAAGAG GTACTGGAAATACCAGCGCCGACGGTACTTACAAACCATCATTCCTCACGGATCAAGAGCTAAAGCATCTGATTCTGGAAGCTGCTGATGGTTTTCTATTTGTGGTAAGCTGTGACACTGGGAGAATCATTTATGTTTCGGATTCAGTGGCGCCGGTGCTCAATTACCAACAGAGTGATTGGTATGGCACGAGTTTGTACAATCAAGTTCATCCTGATGATACGGAAAAAGTACGAGAGCAACTGAGTGCCTCTGAACCGCAGCATGCTGGACGAGTTCTTGATCTTAAGACGGGAACAGTAAAGAAGGAAGGGCATCAAT CTTCTGTGCGGCTGAGTATGGGCTCGAGACGAGGCTTCATATGCCGCATGAAGGTCGGTAACCTGCAGACAACCGGTGATATGGCAGCGGCACAGGGTCTCCATCGTATGAAGCAGAGAAATTCACTAGGACCACCAGCACGAGATGGACAGAGTTACGCGGTTGTTCATTGCACGGGGTACATCAAAAATTGGCCCCCCACCG GTGACAGAAATGCTGTACAACCTGGCCCGGATGGCATTGTCTCTGAGGAGGCGGCTAACCATTGCTGTCTAGTTGCTATTGGCCGTCTTCAGGTCACCAGTACACCTAACACCAATGATTTGACTGGCTCCAATAGCAATAATG AATTCATCTCACGTCACTCTGCAGAAGGCAAATTTACATTCGTCGATCAGAGGGTCAGTGGAATATTGGGATACTCGCCGTCCGAGCTCCTTGGCCATCAGTGCTACGAGTTTATCCATGAACAAGAATTACCTTTCATGCGAGAAAATTTTGATCAAG ttttaaaattgaaaggaCAAATAGTATCGTTGTCATATCGTTTTCGTGCTAAAAATCGTGACTGGGTGTGGCTGAGAACGTCAGCGTTTGCCTTTTTAAATCCCTGCTCGCAAGAAGTTGAGTACATTGTGTGTACGAATACAGTTGGAAA ATCGATTCATCCTAGTGGTGAGGCACAAATTGAGAATGACACATTGCAGACATACGGACAGCACAGTCTTGATTACTCGCTTCAGAGACAACAGTCGAGGGAATCAATGTATCCCGCTCATCACATGATGCAACATCCAGCTGCGGTAGCTGCGCCGGGACCCCAGCAACAACAAGCACGACCAGCTAGCACCCAAAATGCCTATCAAGGGTATGAAGCCACGCAATCACCAATTGCATATGGATCACCGAGTCAACAGACAGCGCCTAATACAGTTTTAAATAGAATGCAAAAACCAGCTAATACGTCTCCTACACCTGTTCAACAGGGTTGGGCTATTGGTCGTCAG CAACCTGTGACTGAAGGATATCAGTATAGTCAACTGAGTCCCTCAAGATCCCCCAGTGGGCCCACATATACTCAATTGAGCAGCGGTGCTAGGACCGCACCGACACAGTATCACTCAGTGACAACAGTGCCTAACAATCcag GTATGTGGACCTGGCAGGGCCAACAACACCAGGGCcaacagcaggacggtggacAATCAAATGCACAGGTGACCGGTCAACCGCAGGCCACACACGGACCGCAAGGTGGGCCCGGTACTCAACCCcaagaattcaatgaaatgttgCAGATGTTACAGGACCAGGGTGGCCCACCTGGATTTGGTGAACTTGATATGTTTGGTACTAATTTTGAGTAG
- the Tgo gene encoding aryl hydrocarbon receptor nuclear translocator homolog isoform X1 yields MYGGGTGSTGYGVGLGHGPGPSHYVPPPPSHVAYQLGAAPSLIGGLPPEASGPPPGSQLLSYGANLSPHHVQQPQNDSPQLKRPRSDEDDPSGVKYRRIEDDNLQDKERFASRENHCEIERRRRNKMTAYITELSDMVPTCSTLARKPDKLTILRMAVAHMKALRGTGNTSADGTYKPSFLTDQELKHLILEAADGFLFVVSCDTGRIIYVSDSVAPVLNYQQSDWYGTSLYNQVHPDDTEKVREQLSASEPQHAGRVLDLKTGTVKKEGHQSSVRLSMGSRRGFICRMKVGNLQTTGDMAAAQGLHRMKQRNSLGPPARDGQSYAVVHCTGYIKNWPPTGEFGDFVPPCVPGVGLGDRNAVQPGPDGIVSEEAANHCCLVAIGRLQVTSTPNTNDLTGSNSNNEFISRHSAEGKFTFVDQRVSGILGYSPSELLGHQCYEFIHEQELPFMRENFDQVLKLKGQIVSLSYRFRAKNRDWVWLRTSAFAFLNPCSQEVEYIVCTNTVGKSIHPSGEAQIENDTLQTYGQHSLDYSLQRQQSRESMYPAHHMMQHPAAVAAPGPQQQQARPASTQNAYQGYEATQSPIAYGSPSQQTAPNTVLNRMQKPANTSPTPVQQGWAIGRQQPVTEGYQYSQLSPSRSPSGPTYTQLSSGARTAPTQYHSVTTVPNNPGMWTWQGQQHQGQQQDGGQSNAQVTGQPQATHGPQGGPGTQPQEFNEMLQMLQDQGGPPGFGELDMFGTNFE; encoded by the exons ATGTACGGGGGTGGTACGGGTAGCACGGGTTACGGGGTTGGCTTGGGCCATGGGCCCGGTCCCTCACATTATGTACCCCCACCTCCGAGTCACGTTGCTTACCAATTGGGCGCGGCGCCCTCGCTGATCGGGGGACTACCGCCTGAAGCGAGTGGGCCACCACCCGGAAGTCAGCTACTGTCTTACGGTGCTAACTTATCGCCTCATCATGTACAGCAGCCGCAAAATGATTCGCCACAGTTGAAACGACCAAG ATCCGACGAGGACGACCCCAGTGGAGTGAAGTACCGAAGAATCGAGGACGACAATTTGCAGGACAAGGAGAGATTCGCCAG CCGCGAGAATCACTGTGAAATTGAACGTCGAAGGCGAAACAAGATGACCGCATATATCACTGAACTTTCGGATATGGTACCAACATGCTCGACTCTCGCCAGGAAGCCTGATAAATTGACAATACTCAGAATGGCTGTTGCCCACATGAAAGCGCTAAGAG GTACTGGAAATACCAGCGCCGACGGTACTTACAAACCATCATTCCTCACGGATCAAGAGCTAAAGCATCTGATTCTGGAAGCTGCTGATGGTTTTCTATTTGTGGTAAGCTGTGACACTGGGAGAATCATTTATGTTTCGGATTCAGTGGCGCCGGTGCTCAATTACCAACAGAGTGATTGGTATGGCACGAGTTTGTACAATCAAGTTCATCCTGATGATACGGAAAAAGTACGAGAGCAACTGAGTGCCTCTGAACCGCAGCATGCTGGACGAGTTCTTGATCTTAAGACGGGAACAGTAAAGAAGGAAGGGCATCAAT CTTCTGTGCGGCTGAGTATGGGCTCGAGACGAGGCTTCATATGCCGCATGAAGGTCGGTAACCTGCAGACAACCGGTGATATGGCAGCGGCACAGGGTCTCCATCGTATGAAGCAGAGAAATTCACTAGGACCACCAGCACGAGATGGACAGAGTTACGCGGTTGTTCATTGCACGGGGTACATCAAAAATTGGCCCCCCACCGGTGAGTTTG GTGATTTTGTTCCCCCGTGTGTACCAGGTGTGGGTTTAGGTGACAGAAATGCTGTACAACCTGGCCCGGATGGCATTGTCTCTGAGGAGGCGGCTAACCATTGCTGTCTAGTTGCTATTGGCCGTCTTCAGGTCACCAGTACACCTAACACCAATGATTTGACTGGCTCCAATAGCAATAATG AATTCATCTCACGTCACTCTGCAGAAGGCAAATTTACATTCGTCGATCAGAGGGTCAGTGGAATATTGGGATACTCGCCGTCCGAGCTCCTTGGCCATCAGTGCTACGAGTTTATCCATGAACAAGAATTACCTTTCATGCGAGAAAATTTTGATCAAG ttttaaaattgaaaggaCAAATAGTATCGTTGTCATATCGTTTTCGTGCTAAAAATCGTGACTGGGTGTGGCTGAGAACGTCAGCGTTTGCCTTTTTAAATCCCTGCTCGCAAGAAGTTGAGTACATTGTGTGTACGAATACAGTTGGAAA ATCGATTCATCCTAGTGGTGAGGCACAAATTGAGAATGACACATTGCAGACATACGGACAGCACAGTCTTGATTACTCGCTTCAGAGACAACAGTCGAGGGAATCAATGTATCCCGCTCATCACATGATGCAACATCCAGCTGCGGTAGCTGCGCCGGGACCCCAGCAACAACAAGCACGACCAGCTAGCACCCAAAATGCCTATCAAGGGTATGAAGCCACGCAATCACCAATTGCATATGGATCACCGAGTCAACAGACAGCGCCTAATACAGTTTTAAATAGAATGCAAAAACCAGCTAATACGTCTCCTACACCTGTTCAACAGGGTTGGGCTATTGGTCGTCAG CAACCTGTGACTGAAGGATATCAGTATAGTCAACTGAGTCCCTCAAGATCCCCCAGTGGGCCCACATATACTCAATTGAGCAGCGGTGCTAGGACCGCACCGACACAGTATCACTCAGTGACAACAGTGCCTAACAATCcag GTATGTGGACCTGGCAGGGCCAACAACACCAGGGCcaacagcaggacggtggacAATCAAATGCACAGGTGACCGGTCAACCGCAGGCCACACACGGACCGCAAGGTGGGCCCGGTACTCAACCCcaagaattcaatgaaatgttgCAGATGTTACAGGACCAGGGTGGCCCACCTGGATTTGGTGAACTTGATATGTTTGGTACTAATTTTGAGTAG